The Panicum hallii strain FIL2 chromosome 9, PHallii_v3.1, whole genome shotgun sequence genome has a window encoding:
- the LOC112872940 gene encoding skin secretory protein xP2-like translates to MDLTHAELEVLIRRMTGEAYAPEMLVLLRGIKALCEDQAMRTAVLASLQTLDDGGLAVRTARPASTFASSGDSSVGRSGPQQASSTTAGGLASSPTAPQAPPAAAKGRDGAPVAEAAPEIEAVPLAMAGGEAATAAASGAMARAPSAEPTAEEVTAEMPPEAATAGAAAAEVAGAPSSGPQPAQEEEPEVVHGRHLLPSPVEVLLPRLLVKA, encoded by the exons ATGGATCTGACGCACGCGGAGCTGGAGGTTCTGATCCGGaggatgaccggcgaggcgtacgCCCCGGAGATGCTGGTGCTCCTGAGAGGGATCAAGGCGCTGTGTGAGGACCAGGCGATGCGGACGGCGGTCCTGGCGTCGCTGCAGACCCTCGACGACGGCGGCCTAGCGGTCCG GACTGCTCGCCCTGCCTCAACTTTTGCTTCCTCCGGCGACTCCTCGGTcgggaggtccggcccccagcagGCTTCTTCAACCACCGCTGGGGGGCTGGCATCATCGCCGACAGCACCTCAAgccccgcccgcggccgcgAAGGGCCGAGACGGAGCTCCGGTGGCAGAGGCTGCACCAGAAATAGAGGCGGTCCCTCTAGCCATGGCGGGCGGGGAGGCTGCAACGGCAGCCGCATCAGGAGCCATGGCGAGGGCACCCTCTGCAGAACCGACTGCGGAGGAGGTCACGGCGGAGATGCCACCGGAGGCGGCAACTGCGGGGGCAGCCGCAGCAGAAGTCGCAGGCGCCCCCAGTTCCGGCCCCCAGCCCGCGCAGGAGGAAGAGCCGGAGGTGGTGCACGGGAGGCACCTCCTCCCGAGCCCGGTGGAGGTCCTTCTTCCTCGCCTCCTGGTCAAGGCCTAG